From a region of the Maridesulfovibrio ferrireducens genome:
- a CDS encoding site-2 protease family protein → MFDIANTIKELSILALPFLLAITCHEAAHGYVAWLLGDPTAKNAGRLTLNPLRHLDPMGTLALVLTRMIGWAKPVPVNPSYFKNPQRDMMLVSLAGPAANMILAIMFAMILKGIFALDLQNISPNMLRVLEPTALIAKTGVIINLALCFFNLLPLPPLDGSKILAGFLPREAAYKYLSFKYGFVIVILLAVLGLLGKIISPVIFFFYKLLLS, encoded by the coding sequence ATGTTCGACATCGCCAATACAATCAAAGAACTAAGCATACTTGCTCTCCCTTTTCTTCTAGCAATCACATGTCACGAGGCTGCTCACGGTTATGTAGCATGGCTACTTGGCGACCCGACTGCAAAAAATGCAGGAAGGCTGACGCTTAATCCTTTGCGCCATCTTGATCCTATGGGAACATTAGCTCTGGTTCTCACCCGCATGATAGGCTGGGCCAAACCTGTTCCGGTCAATCCGTCATACTTTAAGAACCCTCAGCGTGATATGATGCTTGTTTCACTGGCCGGACCCGCCGCCAATATGATTCTGGCAATTATGTTTGCAATGATACTGAAAGGTATTTTCGCTCTAGATTTGCAAAATATTTCTCCAAACATGCTGCGCGTTCTCGAACCCACAGCATTGATTGCGAAAACGGGCGTTATCATTAATCTGGCGCTTTGCTTTTTCAATCTCCTTCCTCTGCCTCCGCTGGACGGAAGTAAAATTCTTGCCGGTTTTTTACCACGGGAAGCAGCTTACAAATATCTCTCTTTCAAATATGGTTTTGTTATCGTCATCCTTCTGGCAGTCTTAGGGCTTCTCGGTAAAATCATCAGCCCGGTTATATTCTTTTTTTATAAACTACTGCTCAGTTAA
- a CDS encoding glycosyltransferase family 2 protein, which translates to MIGPKVSVTMPCYNCEATVGQAIESILGQTFENLELVVVDDGSSDQTAAVLKKYTSRDSRVKPLFLDHQGVVGAANAAIEASQGEYLARMDADDLALPYRIEKQAELLDNNPDVGLAGCRVTFGGDREKCGGYAYYVDWINTLVASDEISLNRFVEFPFANPSIMMRSNLVEEHGSFRDGDFPEDYELVLRWLEAGVQMQKVDEELLVWNDPPQRLSRNHPKYTVDAFYRIKSEYLYRWLQKRNPNHPKVGVIGSARTARKRYSMLESLGVETDFFVDVDPRKVGKKIQNRLVIHRNDLPPPGEVFLLSYVASRGARSEVSQFLEARGYVMGKDYLLA; encoded by the coding sequence ATGATCGGCCCGAAAGTCTCAGTGACAATGCCCTGCTACAATTGCGAAGCAACGGTAGGGCAAGCCATTGAGAGTATTCTCGGGCAGACTTTTGAAAATTTAGAATTAGTGGTGGTCGATGACGGTTCAAGTGATCAGACCGCTGCTGTTCTTAAAAAATATACTTCTCGTGATTCTCGCGTTAAGCCGCTTTTTTTAGATCATCAGGGGGTTGTCGGCGCGGCAAACGCCGCAATTGAAGCGTCACAGGGTGAATATTTGGCCCGGATGGATGCGGATGATCTGGCTTTACCTTACCGTATTGAAAAACAGGCGGAGCTTTTAGATAATAATCCGGATGTCGGTCTTGCAGGGTGTCGCGTTACTTTTGGCGGCGACCGGGAAAAGTGTGGCGGATATGCCTATTATGTTGACTGGATAAATACTCTGGTTGCATCGGATGAGATCTCATTGAATCGTTTTGTGGAGTTCCCCTTTGCCAATCCTTCGATAATGATGCGAAGCAATTTAGTTGAGGAGCATGGATCGTTCCGTGATGGTGATTTTCCCGAAGATTATGAATTGGTTCTTCGCTGGCTTGAAGCAGGCGTGCAGATGCAGAAGGTGGATGAAGAACTTTTAGTCTGGAATGATCCGCCACAGCGCCTTTCTAGAAATCATCCTAAGTATACAGTGGATGCTTTTTACCGCATTAAAAGTGAATATCTTTATCGCTGGCTGCAAAAAAGAAATCCTAATCATCCGAAGGTTGGAGTCATAGGTTCAGCCAGAACAGCTCGCAAGCGGTATAGCATGTTGGAAAGTCTTGGCGTTGAAACAGATTTTTTTGTGGATGTTGATCCGCGTAAAGTCGGAAAAAAGATTCAAAATCGACTGGTTATTCATCGTAATGATCTGCCACCGCCGGGTGAAGTTTTTCTTCTTTCATATGTGGCCAGCCGCGGCGCAAGGAGCGAGGTTTCTCAATTTCTTGAAGCGCGTGGATATGTAATGGGTAAAGATTACTTATTGGCCTGA
- a CDS encoding ATP-binding protein encodes MKCKVCKAEAVVALPSHNTAFCPVCYDRFFMKQVSEGIRKRKLLEKDDKVLVALSGGKDSLGLMYALAELGYNVTGLHIDLGIFDSSKKARSVVEDFCADKGYALKVVELEKEGVPMPLIKKHIRRPICSVCGKFKRHYFNKVAIEDGYTALATGHNLDDEVARLFANTLRWDQAYLADQGPLLPAEDGFAKKVKPLYRVTEFESANFSFLKGIPYHHLPCPYSSGASFTGHKMIWRNQELRSPGSKRAFYGGFLDRGQPAFAAIHEKKKDYEVEPCSKCGCPTSVGLCGVCRIREQLDEALVAAAK; translated from the coding sequence ATGAAATGTAAAGTTTGCAAAGCTGAGGCAGTTGTAGCTCTGCCCAGTCATAATACGGCTTTTTGTCCAGTTTGTTACGATCGTTTTTTCATGAAACAGGTTTCGGAAGGAATCAGAAAACGTAAGCTGCTTGAAAAGGACGACAAAGTTCTGGTAGCTCTTTCAGGCGGTAAAGATTCTCTGGGGCTTATGTATGCCCTTGCTGAACTGGGGTATAATGTTACCGGTCTTCACATTGATTTGGGGATTTTTGATTCATCTAAAAAAGCCAGATCGGTTGTCGAAGATTTTTGTGCAGACAAGGGATATGCTTTGAAGGTTGTGGAGCTTGAGAAAGAAGGCGTTCCTATGCCTTTGATCAAGAAACATATCAGGCGTCCTATCTGCTCCGTGTGCGGGAAATTCAAGCGGCATTACTTCAATAAAGTAGCCATTGAAGACGGATATACAGCTCTGGCGACAGGTCATAATCTTGACGATGAAGTTGCAAGACTTTTTGCCAATACTTTACGCTGGGATCAGGCGTATCTGGCTGATCAGGGACCTCTTCTTCCTGCTGAAGATGGATTCGCCAAAAAAGTTAAGCCTCTTTACAGGGTTACCGAATTTGAGTCGGCTAATTTTTCATTCCTTAAAGGGATTCCATATCATCATCTTCCATGTCCTTACAGTTCGGGCGCCAGTTTTACCGGGCATAAGATGATCTGGAGAAATCAGGAACTTCGCAGTCCCGGTTCGAAGCGTGCTTTTTATGGTGGATTTCTTGATCGCGGTCAGCCTGCTTTTGCTGCTATCCATGAGAAAAAGAAAGATTACGAAGTTGAGCCTTGTTCTAAATGCGGCTGTCCTACTTCCGTCGGTCTATGCGGCGTGTGCAGAATCCGTGAACAACTCGATGAAGCTTTGGTGGCGGCTGCAAAATGA
- a CDS encoding response regulator → MTQPTILVVDDEKHIRMLYKEELVAEGYLVATSDGTEDILTVIQRESPDLVILDIKLGINRSGLDLLQEIRRQDQSLPVILSTAYDSFKHDLKSIAADHYVVKSVDLSELKMKVVQALSSS, encoded by the coding sequence ATGACTCAGCCTACTATTTTAGTCGTTGACGATGAAAAACATATACGGATGCTTTATAAAGAAGAACTTGTTGCCGAAGGATATCTGGTTGCAACTTCTGATGGCACCGAAGACATTCTTACTGTCATCCAAAGAGAGTCTCCAGACCTCGTAATTCTTGACATCAAGCTTGGAATTAATCGTTCCGGACTGGATCTGCTTCAGGAAATTAGGAGACAGGACCAAAGTCTTCCTGTGATTTTAAGCACCGCTTACGACAGCTTCAAACATGATTTGAAATCAATTGCCGCTGATCACTATGTTGTAAAGTCAGTCGACTTAAGTGAATTAAAAATGAAAGTGGTCCAAGCTCTCAGCAGTTCATAA
- a CDS encoding anthranilate synthase component I family protein, whose product MITPSIFSESVSYDRFREIALHFVNEYNADILLTSPGFGNCGRSFIGILSDGELVLTVDSLADTIAPAVKSFAFSDSRPTIGFVSYECGQVLRSVMTEKTTQYPFVHLKKYKAVLVYDEADGCVKCLCDDESLTLSITKQVGEAGPIPDFELPDFPDDAVSMSLDKNEYQDGVRKTLEYIRDGLTYQLNLTTMFSFNGAEVDPVLWFFALNKKFPAPYYAMFQSCEKLIISTSPELFLRVDNGHVLSEPIKGTLHFDEYSPDLENELTSSPKEDAELSMIVDLVRNDISSDCRYGSVIVEDHKSVFAVDNLLQMFSRVRGELAEDKDCLDLFFNAFPGGSITGCPKKSSMELIDILEPHGRGPYCGSIVLIEGPQDMVSSISIRTAVYNLKDKGLTYWAGSGIVIDSDPEAEYFETLAKAGKILHPPRS is encoded by the coding sequence TTGATTACGCCCTCGATTTTCTCGGAATCAGTCAGTTATGACAGGTTTCGTGAAATTGCACTGCATTTTGTAAATGAATACAATGCGGACATTCTTTTGACTTCGCCGGGATTTGGAAATTGCGGACGAAGTTTTATCGGTATTTTGTCTGACGGTGAGCTTGTTCTTACAGTTGATTCGTTGGCGGATACTATTGCGCCTGCGGTTAAGTCTTTTGCTTTTTCTGATAGCAGGCCGACTATCGGGTTTGTCAGTTACGAATGCGGGCAGGTTTTACGGTCCGTTATGACTGAAAAGACAACGCAGTATCCGTTTGTTCATCTTAAAAAATACAAGGCTGTACTTGTTTATGATGAAGCTGACGGGTGTGTGAAATGTTTGTGTGATGACGAGAGCCTTACTCTTTCCATCACTAAACAAGTAGGAGAAGCAGGCCCGATTCCTGATTTTGAATTACCGGATTTTCCTGACGATGCAGTAAGTATGTCGCTTGATAAAAACGAGTATCAGGATGGAGTTCGCAAAACTCTTGAGTATATTCGGGATGGCCTTACATATCAGCTTAATTTAACGACAATGTTCAGTTTTAATGGCGCAGAGGTTGATCCGGTCTTATGGTTTTTCGCTCTCAATAAAAAATTTCCTGCGCCATATTATGCAATGTTTCAAAGCTGCGAAAAATTGATAATTTCCACATCTCCTGAACTCTTTCTACGGGTTGATAACGGACATGTACTGTCTGAACCCATTAAGGGGACTCTCCATTTTGATGAGTATTCACCTGACCTTGAAAATGAGTTAACTTCTTCACCGAAAGAAGATGCAGAACTTTCCATGATTGTCGATTTGGTGCGAAATGATATTTCTTCTGATTGCAGGTACGGCTCCGTAATTGTTGAAGATCATAAGTCTGTTTTTGCGGTTGATAACTTGCTCCAGATGTTTAGCCGTGTGCGCGGGGAGCTTGCGGAAGATAAGGATTGCCTTGATCTGTTTTTCAACGCTTTTCCCGGCGGTTCCATAACAGGATGCCCTAAGAAAAGCTCAATGGAGTTGATCGATATTCTTGAACCTCATGGGCGTGGTCCTTATTGTGGAAGCATCGTCTTGATTGAAGGACCACAGGATATGGTTTCCTCAATTTCGATCAGAACAGCGGTTTACAATTTGAAAGATAAGGGACTTACCTATTGGGCCGGAAGTGGAATTGTCATCGATTCAGATCCCGAAGCCGAATATTTTGAAACCCTTGCCAAAGCCGGCAAAATTTTACATCCGCCAAGATCATAA
- a CDS encoding aminodeoxychorismate/anthranilate synthase component II, which produces MKILLIDNNDSFTNNLEHLLIKEIKGAEVTVVAYSNEKSVELNSYDLLVISPGPGKPQDYPGYEAVIDSGKPVLGICLGMQIINEHFGGQTSRLSGCFHGRTENIDFNGQDLAVARYHSLYCNVIAEGLEIVAANSQGVPMAIAHNQLPLLGYQFHPESFLTEQAGVFIDYALDFLGISQL; this is translated from the coding sequence ATGAAAATTCTTTTGATTGATAATAATGACAGTTTTACTAACAATCTCGAACATCTGCTGATTAAAGAAATTAAAGGTGCTGAGGTGACTGTGGTCGCTTATTCGAATGAAAAGTCCGTTGAGCTGAATAGTTATGATCTTCTTGTTATCTCACCCGGTCCCGGAAAACCTCAGGATTATCCCGGCTATGAGGCTGTGATTGATTCAGGAAAGCCCGTCCTCGGAATATGTTTAGGGATGCAGATTATAAATGAGCATTTTGGAGGGCAGACCTCTCGCTTGAGCGGTTGCTTTCACGGTCGAACCGAGAATATTGATTTTAACGGGCAGGATTTAGCCGTCGCCAGATATCATTCCCTTTATTGCAATGTCATAGCAGAGGGGCTGGAAATAGTAGCTGCAAACAGTCAAGGCGTTCCCATGGCTATAGCGCATAATCAGCTACCGTTGCTGGGATATCAGTTTCATCCTGAATCATTTTTAACCGAACAAGCCGGAGTTTTTATTGATTACGCCCTCGATTTTCTCGGAATCAGTCAGTTATGA
- a CDS encoding aminotransferase class IV, with protein sequence MIYYRNGKLAEDSVQMDLSQPGFRTGYGFFETLAWNGRKACHLDLHLKRARASLCEFNIIEEAIDYEKIITEVIEANALKDNFARVNIFFPVEDGKTAPIVTAVSFEHVSDRVWTLMPAKDVFLTGLMRHKSMNRMDYLNAWQMAQDFGFDDALLLDFEGRVLESSFASLLFKKGDRYIEPQTEYKLAGTSQTITDQHLKIESEPVLLKSVHEFDHVFVLNSLGGMSPVSAIGDVVFETEHKICQKITKLILELN encoded by the coding sequence GTGATTTATTATAGAAACGGGAAGCTTGCTGAAGATTCTGTGCAAATGGATTTGTCCCAGCCGGGATTTAGAACTGGGTACGGATTTTTCGAAACACTGGCGTGGAATGGTCGTAAAGCGTGCCATCTGGATCTGCATCTTAAACGTGCAAGAGCAAGCCTTTGTGAGTTTAATATTATTGAGGAAGCCATTGATTACGAAAAAATTATTACCGAGGTTATTGAAGCTAACGCGCTTAAAGACAACTTCGCGCGTGTAAATATATTTTTCCCGGTAGAAGATGGTAAAACAGCTCCGATTGTTACAGCTGTTTCATTTGAACATGTTTCGGATAGAGTTTGGACACTTATGCCCGCAAAAGATGTTTTTTTGACTGGATTGATGCGTCATAAGAGCATGAACAGGATGGATTATCTCAATGCGTGGCAGATGGCTCAAGATTTCGGTTTTGATGACGCGTTGCTGCTCGATTTTGAAGGCAGGGTGCTTGAGTCTTCATTTGCCTCGCTCCTTTTCAAGAAAGGAGACAGATACATCGAACCGCAGACTGAATATAAACTTGCTGGAACATCACAAACAATCACGGATCAGCATCTAAAAATTGAATCTGAACCCGTGCTGTTAAAGTCTGTGCATGAGTTTGATCATGTGTTTGTTTTAAATTCGCTTGGCGGAATGAGTCCGGTTTCAGCCATAGGAGATGTTGTTTTTGAGACTGAGCATAAAATTTGTCAGAAGATTACAAAGCTGATTTTAGAATTGAATTAA
- a CDS encoding pyridoxal phosphate-dependent aminotransferase: protein MECISKRACEITPFLVMDVLEAAQKMERDGRNIIHMEIGEPDFDTPECIKKACCEALERGETHYTHSLGIPELRQAISKYHKDRYDVDVDPGRVIVTQGTSPAMLLLFTFLLDQGDNVITSDPCYACYDNFIKFAGADLIKVPTSEDDGFQFRPEEIAKVINDKTKAILINSPSNPTGIVLSPKRMKQIADLGPWIVSDEIYHGLVYGEQEHSILEYTDHAFVLNGFSKLFAMTGWRLGYIISPEKYVRPLQKLCQNFFISANSMAQWAGVAALTEAWDDVNRIKDIYDERRKFMIKRLREIGFDIKVEPTGAFYILVNMKPFAEKFEGSSYKLAFDILEKAEIGVTPGIDFGEGAEGYIRFSYANSIENIAEGMNRLEKYVKEFK from the coding sequence ATGGAATGTATTTCCAAACGAGCTTGTGAGATCACACCTTTTCTAGTCATGGACGTTCTGGAAGCGGCGCAGAAAATGGAACGCGACGGCAGAAATATAATCCATATGGAAATTGGTGAGCCTGATTTCGATACACCTGAATGTATCAAAAAAGCTTGTTGCGAGGCCCTTGAAAGAGGTGAAACCCACTATACGCATAGCCTCGGGATTCCAGAACTGCGTCAGGCTATCAGCAAATATCACAAAGACAGATATGATGTTGATGTTGATCCGGGCCGCGTAATTGTAACTCAGGGCACATCCCCTGCCATGCTTTTGCTGTTCACTTTTCTTCTGGATCAAGGCGACAATGTCATTACCTCCGACCCGTGTTATGCCTGCTATGACAACTTCATTAAATTCGCCGGAGCTGATTTAATAAAAGTTCCCACCAGCGAAGACGACGGTTTTCAATTCCGCCCGGAAGAAATAGCTAAAGTCATAAACGATAAAACAAAAGCTATTCTGATCAACTCCCCGTCCAATCCGACCGGCATCGTACTTTCTCCAAAAAGAATGAAACAGATTGCGGACCTCGGCCCTTGGATTGTTTCCGATGAAATATACCACGGATTAGTCTACGGCGAGCAAGAACATTCTATCCTAGAATACACAGATCACGCCTTTGTACTGAATGGATTTTCAAAGCTGTTCGCCATGACCGGCTGGAGACTCGGCTATATAATCTCCCCTGAAAAATACGTCCGCCCCTTACAGAAGCTTTGTCAAAACTTTTTCATCTCCGCCAATTCAATGGCACAATGGGCCGGAGTAGCCGCCCTCACCGAGGCTTGGGATGATGTTAACCGCATCAAAGATATTTACGACGAACGCCGTAAGTTTATGATCAAAAGACTTCGTGAAATAGGATTTGATATTAAAGTCGAACCGACCGGAGCATTTTATATTCTGGTCAATATGAAACCCTTCGCTGAAAAATTCGAAGGCAGTTCATACAAGCTCGCCTTTGACATTCTGGAAAAAGCTGAAATAGGCGTAACACCCGGAATTGATTTCGGAGAAGGCGCAGAAGGATACATCAGATTTTCTTATGCGAACTCAATTGAAAATATTGCTGAGGGCATGAATCGACTTGAGAAGTATGTGAAAGAATTTAAATAA
- the trpS gene encoding tryptophan--tRNA ligase encodes MSNTKNCIVSGMRPTGRLHLGHYFGVLVNWIKIQEDNECFFFVADWHAMTSEYADPRRIKGFVPELVKDWIAAGLDPEKCTIFHQSQVKEHAELHLILSMLTPVGWLERNPTYKELRQELSQKDLATYGFLGYPVLMASDILMYRPTLVPVGHDQLPHLELTREIARRFNHLNGEFFPEPEAMLTEDAKLPGLDGRKMSKSYNNGIFLGESVEEMRPKVMSMLTDSNRLRKADPGDPEVCNLFPYHKLFTDAEKCAEIEEGCRNASLGCVDCKKLLAENMAKFLEPMHERRRKLDENPDIVWQVLAEGTAKARIRAQQNMEIVRQRIGFDF; translated from the coding sequence ATGAGTAATACAAAAAATTGCATCGTTTCAGGAATGAGACCTACAGGCCGTCTTCATCTAGGACATTATTTCGGAGTTCTCGTAAACTGGATTAAGATTCAGGAAGACAACGAATGTTTCTTCTTCGTTGCTGACTGGCACGCTATGACCAGTGAATACGCTGACCCCAGAAGAATCAAAGGATTTGTTCCGGAACTCGTTAAAGACTGGATTGCCGCGGGACTTGATCCCGAAAAGTGCACAATTTTCCACCAGTCTCAAGTAAAAGAGCACGCTGAATTGCATCTGATTCTTTCCATGCTGACCCCGGTCGGCTGGCTTGAAAGAAATCCGACATACAAAGAACTCCGTCAGGAACTTTCTCAAAAAGACTTGGCAACTTACGGTTTCCTTGGCTACCCCGTGCTTATGGCTTCCGACATTCTTATGTATAGGCCAACACTTGTACCTGTAGGACATGATCAGTTGCCACACCTTGAGCTTACCAGAGAGATTGCCCGTAGATTCAACCATCTCAACGGCGAATTTTTCCCTGAACCGGAAGCAATGCTGACAGAAGATGCCAAACTTCCGGGCCTTGATGGTCGCAAGATGAGCAAAAGCTACAACAACGGAATTTTCCTCGGTGAATCAGTCGAAGAAATGCGCCCCAAAGTTATGAGCATGCTCACAGATTCAAACAGACTGCGTAAGGCCGATCCGGGCGATCCTGAAGTTTGTAACCTGTTCCCTTATCATAAGCTGTTCACAGACGCAGAGAAATGCGCGGAAATAGAAGAAGGCTGCCGCAATGCTTCTTTGGGTTGTGTAGACTGTAAAAAGCTCTTAGCAGAGAACATGGCTAAGTTCCTTGAGCCTATGCACGAACGCCGCAGAAAACTTGATGAAAATCCAGACATCGTCTGGCAGGTTCTTGCGGAAGGTACAGCAAAAGCCCGCATAAGAGCGCAACAGAATATGGAAATAGTACGCCAAAGAATCGGGTTCGATTTCTAA